The segment AGTATGGTCTTTGAGGAGACTGCTGATCACCCCCTGGTCCCCCTCTAGGATGTGCATAGATGTCGGGAAGCAGCTGTTTTTCAACACCAGAAGCCCGTTCCAACCCAGCTGCAGCGTCTGGGCATACTCTGAAAGATTCTTGAGCTTTTTGGTCTCGTGTTTTGGCTCTTCCAGAGGCTTGGGCTCGGCCTCAGTGGTCCGATGATTGCGCTCGCTCTCTCGGGTCTTCTTCCCGTGGGAAGAGTCGGGAGcctcgtggtggtggtggtggctccGCTCCTCCGCCCCGTGTCGGCTGTTGCTGAGGGAGTTGCTGCCGGACTCCTTGGTCCCTTCACTGGAATGGTTTTCCTTGCGGCTACGCTCCGGGGTGCGGTCGGAGCCTCGGTCCGTAGGCTGCCCACCACCCTTGGTCCTGCTCCGCTCCTCATAAGGGGAGTGGGTGGCCCTTCCGCGATCACTGGAGAGGCTCCGGCGCTTCCGCCTGTCCTCCCAGGCCTTGGGCAGGCCccggtccccatctcctccccagCGCTCACCACTCCTGCTGCGCACTGAGCGGCTGTAGCCCTCGAGGCTGTTTCGGCGGTCAGAGCTTTTACTGGGGCTGGTCCAGTCCCCTTCCAAAAAGGTCCGCTCTCGATCTGAGTACAGGAGGTGTGGAGGGGTCCTATCCCGCACCCGCAGGTCGGCATCCAGGTTCCTGTGCCGGGTATACCCGTCGGGGAGTAGCTCATAGTGCacagggaggggggagggctgGTACTGCTGGGGATACCGAGTCTCCTCTGCTTTGGCAAAATCCACGCGCAGCCTGCGGTCAGGACCCCCCAAGGGAAAGCCCCTCATTTTAGCACAGGCGGCCTGGGCTGCGTCCAAGCTCTCGTATTGGATGTAGGCAAAGCTATCTCCCTTGACATGATCAATGGTCCGAATGCTCCCAAAACGGTCAAACTCCCGGGCCAGAGCCGCCAGTGAGGTGTTAGGTCCCAAGCCACCCACCCAGAGGCGCGTAGTGGGGTTGGCCTTGCCGTACCCTATCTTAATGGGATTGCGGCCTATCACCCGACCCGACATGCCCACCTTGGCCCGGTGGGCCATGTCTAGGTTCTGGAACTTGAGGAAGGCATACGCACCGCCCTGCCCACGGGCGGGTCTCTTGATGACCACCTCCTCAATGATGCCGTACTTCTCGAAAGCCCGTCGCAGCTCCACCTCTGACACGCTGTGGTCCAAATTCCCAATGAAGAGGTTGCGCGTGGCCCGCTGGTCGTCCTCGGGCATCAGGTCCTCCTCGCACACGGCCGGGTAGCCGTAGGGTCGCCCGCGGTCGTCGTATAGCCCGTAGTAGTCCAAGGCCCGCTCCCGGGACAGGCCtacggcggcggcggccgcggccgcaTCTAGAGCAAAGGCTGCGGCAGCGTGGCGGGCGCGGGGCTCCCGCAGCGGAGGGGCGGCAACCGGGGACAGTGAACGCTGCTTGTACTGGTAGCCGCCGTGCAGCGGGAGGTAGCCGAGCGGGTCGGCGGGCGCGGGTGGGCCCGGGGGCGGAGTGGAGGCGgcggcgctgctgctgctgcttcgccTGctgctcccgccgccgccgccgccgcctcgcaGGTACACGGGCTCCACCTTGAGCGGACGGTCGTAGAGCAGTAGCTGGCGGGCCAGGGCGTGCTGGCGGGCCTCACGCGCGTCCTGCGGGTGCCGGAAGTTCACGTAGGCCACGCGGCCCAGCTCAGGCGTGTGCGACAGGCGCAGGCTGATCTCGCCGAAGCGCTTGAACTGGTGGAAGAGCCGATCTTCGAGGTGCTCGGCAGGCAGCGCGGGGCTCAGGCTGCTGATGAGCAGCGTCTTGTACTCGGGTGCAGCCGCTGAGGAGCCGGGACCCGTGGGCTCGGCCCCGGGCGGCGGCGGAGGTGGCGGTAGTGGAGATGCGCGGGGCGACGCGCCCGAAGCGCCTGGGTCCCCTGAGGCCTTGCCGCCGCGTCCCCCGCCGCCGGCGCCCGAGCCTGAGGAGCGGCCGCTGCTCGCACGGTGATTCGCGTCCCCGGCGCCTCGGCCGTCGCGATGCCCACCGCCGCTGCCCCCGCTACCGCGAGGTTTGTCGCGGGCCCGCGTTGGAACGGGGTGCTTGGCGCCGCCCGAGGCCTTGtgcgccgcccgccgcccgcccgcctCCGCCTCCCGTTCGCGCTCCCGCGGCCGTTTGGCCGACGATGACGAGCCGCGCCCGCTCGGGCTAGAGTCTCGCTCGCTCTGCCTCTTCATGGCGCCGGCGCGGCTGGCGGGCGGGCGGCCCGCAGGCCCCTcacagcggcggcggcggcggcggccgaggAGGCAGCGCCCCCGGCGCCGCCATCTTGGACAAAAGGACTCGGCGCGGCgacggggcggggcgggagcTGCGCTTAGGGCCTGGGCGCCGCGTTATCAGGCTGCGCCGGCCTACCACGTGACCCCATGAAGGGCGGGGCGAAGGCAGCGCCGGGCGTGCGTCATCGGGCTGCGCCGCCCCGTACCACGTGACCCTGTGGCTAGGGGGCGAACCCGCCCGCACTGTGAGCTCTGGCGCCACCGTGCGGATGGCGTGGCCGAGGCTCGGGGCTCCACAGTAATTGGAGCTCTGGAGCGGGACAGAGGCCTCGCAGGCGCGGGTATGCCAGGCCTTGAACTTTATGGGATATTCCAATCCCAGGACTAGGTTTGGGTGACCACCCCCAAGCCCTGCCTTGGCATCTACTGACTGGGTCCGGCATTAACAACCCAAACCCACACCCCGTATCTCCAGTATCCCCTGCGTTCATGTTCACTTGTGGCAGCCGCCCGAAAGGCCTTGGAATCATGGCTATGCACTCAGAAGACGGCGAGACCTGTTGGATCCCTGGCTGGGCACAGAAATCCAAAACCTATGGTTTCTAGGGTGGGAACAGGCTCCTTAGAGCAACGGGGCCCACCCTCCGCTTGGGCATTCGAGTACACTGAGGACTGTAAGGGAAGGGTCACGGAGCCAAGGGCAAAGAGAAGGCCGAACTCAGCGGCTACCCAGTTTGCCATGCTTACCTCTCCTTGGCCAGTGCTCTCGTATCCACCTCCATGGTGGTGACATGAAGGGGAAATCCTGTTCGGGTGCCAAGCCCCCTCAGGGCAACTTTCATTTTCCATGGAGAGTTAACCGGAGGCTTCACAGGACCTGACCCAACTTAAGCCACAGAAACCGAGGCATGGGAAGAACGCATGCGCGTCTTCTGCCCTCCCACGACCAGAAGCCTTTGCGAGGAGAGCCTGCAGCAGCTAACGCAGGTGCACTAGATTAACGTCTTACAAGAAACACCTGTTAACGTTCCAGGTCTCCTTCTAGGCGGCTTCCAGGAGTTAACCCCTTTAAAGATAACCTTGGGGATCACCCTCTGGTAGCAGTTGGACTGTCTTCCCTGTTTGGTGTAGCCTGGAGGACACAGAGGCCACCAGAACACAGCTGCTAGGTTGCAACAGCTCCATCTACTAAGATTTCTGGTTCTAGCCATGCAATTTCTCAACACCTTTCAGGGGCTCAGAAAACTTTGCTTGTCTGATCATAACAGCCCATCTAATTCCTCCAAGTAGGGAGCACCTGGCCTAAGAAGTGCATTCTTAAGTTTCTCAGACATGAGAATTGTGGGCCTGCTGCTCACAGCCATTAGTGGACCCCATAGCCAGCTGAGGGCCCTCTACCTTGGCAACCTGAATTTAGGAACCGCACAAATGATGTGACCTGAGGTCAGAGCATGTACGCAGTTTCTTAGTCCTCCCCTTGTGGTGGTCTCTGAGGGCATGAGGAGCAGTCCACTGAGTCACAGTTCATGCTGGTCATTGGGTTTCCCACGCACCAACCCCCAAAAGAGCAAGTAAAAGCCAGACTCCAGGGACACCCTTTCAGGACTTCCAACTGTTAGGCTTATCTTAGGTAAACAAAGGCAAAAGACAGCCTCCCTCTGGCTCTTTGTACAAACCAACTCCTGCCAGTTTTGCAAAATTCCGACTAGGTACCAGAGGCTTAGGGTTGACACTGGACCACAAACTGAGTTGAGCAAGTAGATGGCCAGATCTGGACAGTGACTGATGGAGGTAGCCAGGCCCTGAGTATCTTCAGAAATGTGACAGTACTGAACTACTCAGTTACTGAAGTCATCATTGCAGAAAACTGCATTAAACCTCAGTCTTGCTTGCAACCCAGCCCCCTCTCTAGATAGTCCCTATGGGCTGGGGGTTATCAAGACCCACCTCATCCCTGAGAACCTCTCCACTCTTGCACAGCCCCACAGGCCCCTTGCCCTGTCCTGGCATCCCAGCATTGACTAGTGGTTGAGGGACAAATGTGAATATACCTGAAAACTCTTTGTAAACCGGAAAGCATAAACCGGTGAAATCGTCATCATGGGTAAAACCCTATTTCAGTATTCACTTTAATACTTCAAGGACAGCTagaaattttcttcctttaataaaaaaatcCCAGACATACTCTGAAGTCCTAGAGTAAATGGGCAACAGAACAAAGTGAATCTCCCCCAAGGGGACGCTGTACACCCAGCATCATCATGAAAGCTCCAGGCTTCACACCTGACTTTGTCAGGAGTCtgcctaaaaaataaattacaaaaaggcTGTTTGGGGTAGACACAAATGAAGTGTTTCCTCCCTCAGGAGCAGCAGGGATCGAGCCAACTACAAATCAGTCCGTGAACTAGCTGCCTTGGGAGCATATTTAGGCATCAGTTCATTAATCTTCCGGATGTAGTCAGACTTTTCCGCACAGCCTTTGCACGTCTCCCCCCAGTCGTCCAGGATCTTCTTTAGCTCTTTAACTCGGAGCTTCTTCAGGTCCACTGTGCTCAGGTCGATCTGTTTGTCTGGAGGAAAGAGCAGGGAGAATAACCAGCTGGGTGGGAGCAACTGTGGACCCCAGCAGTCCTTGCACAGCCAAGCTGTCACTTAAAACCAGCAGACCTACTGACTGTAGGGAGAGACGCATGCAGGTGTGTCAGTGCCTGGTGCCCCCAGGAGGGGAACTGGCCCAGCCCCTTCACCAGAAGGCGGGTCTCACGCTGGCAGTGTGAGTAACCCCAGTTACTCACTGGCAGTCTGTGTAACCCCAGACATGCAGTGTCAGCAGGGACAGATGGAGGCCATGTGGTCCTTACAGAAGGAACCTTCTAGGAGGAATATGGCGCCCACTCCAAGTGCCTCTTACTAAACGTCATGGTAGAGCCCACGGCACTGGAGAATGAGAGTTCTAGGGTGACAGAGCAGACAGATCCCCTAGCCTCAGTTTCCCAACACAGACCCTGGTCGGGCTCTTGAATTAGGAGCCTACTCCCCATGACCACCTGTGATCACAGAGAGACCTTCTGCCAGAAGCACTGAACTAGGATCACTCTCAGAAGACCAGTTATCCTTGACACAATGGGGTAAAATGCAGCCCTTGGACACTCAATTCATGGTAAAACATGCTGGTGCTGTTTCAGTTTTATGGAAGAGAACAACTCTTCTTGGCTCCAATTCTTTCTGAAGACCTGAGCTCTTTTTCCCACTGGAAACTTCTTCAGCAAAAGAGGTGCTGTGTGCCCATAACCTTAGGCTTTCCTGTTGGGACACAGCTGTTCTTTTCAAAATAGTAAAAGTCACTCAGCCTTCAGAGTGTGCAGTCAGGACAAGCTCATTAAAGCCAAGTCAGACAACATACCTTCTCTGCTCAAATCCCAAAATTCTCATCTTCCCTCAGACTAAAACCAAATCTTCACCAACATGCAAGGCCCTCTATGACCTGCCCACACACCTGTCATGGCACTGGCTGCCTTTACATCTGCCTGTGTCCTCTGACTGAAATTCTCTTCCCTGAGCTGTGCCAGTGGCTAATCCCCCACCTCCTTTTCAAAGTCTGCTGAAATGTcacctcctgggcttccctgatagctcagttggtaaagaagccacctgaaaTGATCccagttcgactcctgggtcgggaagatctgctggagcaatgtgggagacctgggtttgatccctgggttgggaagagcccctagagaagggaaaggctacccactccagtattgtggcctagagaattccatggactgtacagtccatggggtggcaaaacgtcagacacgactgagtgacctgcACTTTCACTGAGGCCTGTTCTGACCTCCGTCCACCAGGACGCAAGGTTGAGTCTGTGCCCCTGCCCATTTACCACCACCGACCTTGTTACGTAACTCACTCATAAAGACTCTAGTTTATCACCCGCCTTCCCCAGCTAGAAAGTACACTTCATTAATGCCTGAGCACAGAGAGGGTTCAGCGTTGGTTAAATAATGCCACACTCACCATACTTCAGTTCACAGATCTGACTGTCTTTCTTCTTGAGCTTCTCACAGATCTTCTCCACAGGGATGTGGTGGGACAGGGGCTTGGACACCTCGTTGATGATCTTGGTGGCTGCATCCTCTGTGGCCCCAATGTAGTAGCACTGTGGCAAGAAAGGAGAATGGCCTTCAGGAGGTGCCCCTTAAGAGCTATCTCCTCCAAGGcacactgacatctcaaaacatCTTCTGTCTCTGCCAGGACCTCATTTTCCTACACCCCGCCTGTACTGGCAGTCAGATTCAGCGTAAACCCCAGGCTTTTAGTACACACTTGGTCCCAGAGCTGACAGCCACCAGATGAATTTAAAAGTCACCAAGGTTCAAACCTTTAAACAGAAAGACAGACAAACCagagactgccagggaagctgaGGCTACCAAAACTATTGTTTCATTAGAATTCAGCCCTAGCCTCCCCTGTGCCCATTCCATCATCATCGGTCCTCACTCATGCCAAGATTGCTCTGGCCTCTGGGCACTCACattggctgttccctctgcctgtaaCGTTCTTTCCTCCTCCATAATGATGACCCTGTCTCAGAAAAATTCTTGACTACTAAGTTAGCACCCACCCTCTCTACCATACCCTCCTGGTCCATTTTCTGCACAACTTGCATCCCACCACATCATTTGCCTGTCACTGCTCTCCCCTGATATTTCCGGTGTCCAGCACACAATAGGTGCTTAATCAACACTAAGAGGATAACATCCCAAAGGCGGAATACAGAAAGCACTTCAGACCCACATTAGTTCACTGACAGAACAGCTGGTCTCCTCAATAGACAAGTGGGCGGGGTCTTGTACTTCCAGGCCTGGGAAGTGGATACTTAAAACGCTGGCCAGGGCCAGCCTGGGGAGGGCCAAACAGCTACTTACCAACCGATTCTCTTTGCCTCTTGCTTCACGGCAGAACTTTATAAGTTCTTTTTCAATAGAGGCTGGAGAGAATGTGACATCTCTGTCTTTGAGGTCCTGGTAAAATCTTCCCAGATAAGAAATacaaactgaaaaagagaaagaaggaagatgcTCCAGTCATCACCAAGTTGCAAGCCAATTCAGTAGGCGGGAACTCCAGCAGCAATTTTAATAAGAGACACGGAGAAAAGGGAGTTTTTCTACCACTGGATTTTCTCGGGTGCCCACAGGTAGACAGAACCGTGCTCCGGGTTGCTGGGTCCCCGAGTACACCCAGGGGATGCGGGGAACGAACATCACCGAATGACCCACAAACGGCTCTTCCCTGCTCTTCCCGTAAAGTTTAAACCGAGACTGAACACGTGTCCTTGAGATAGGCTCACTGTGACCTCATAAATGGACAAACTAGAGGCCGAAGAGGAAAAAACGATGCAAATGCTACTCATTTCCAAATGCAACACCGAACCCCAACGtgaatctttgcaaccttatCACACCAGGCGCGGTGCCCACGGGCGGCCCTCAGGACACCCCACCTGAGCCAGAACCGCTCCCAGGAGCTTCTGCCCAGTGATGGTAAAGGACCAAAACTCCGGCGTTATCTCAGTTTCAGGCCAAATTGTCTGTACGATCTAGTCCTAACTTTCTCGTCAGACCAATGTTTTTTAGGCCCAGAAAATGTTTTCTAGACCCGGCGTTGGTCCCTCTTCTAGCAGACCCCGCTGGGGCCGGCCGCCCTCGCCCGCATTAGCCCCGGCCTCTCAGCCTTTCGGTGGTTTGGTTGAGTTCAGCGCCGCCGCCAGGCCGGCCACAGCGCTCGGACCCCCAACTCCGCCTTACCTTCGCAGTCACCCTGTCGTAGCGCCCGGCTGGCCGGCAGCACGCTCAGAGCCAGCGCCACGGCCAGCCCGTGGGTAGCCCACATCCTCCACAacccgccgccgctgccgctttCGCCGGACTGAACCGCGCCCGCCGTGCGGCGCAGCCCCCAGGTCCTGGCCGCGCGCCGTGGCCCCCTATTGGCTGGCGCCCCCCACACTCTCCCACACACCGTTCCCCCATTGGTCCACGCGCCTCGGAGCCCAGAAGAGCGGCTCCACGCTACCCTTCCTCATTGGCCGATGGCATCGCCCGCCCTCCGCCCTAGACAGTTGTCGACCGCTGATTGAACCGGGGCTGCTCGCAGGAAGAGGCCGAGAGGCGGCGGAAGCGGCTCAGTCGCCATCTTTGGTAGGGGCAGGGGCTGAGGCCGAAGCGGAGCACCATCAGCCTGGAGTGGAATTCGGCCGCTGCCCCGCGCCTGCTCAGTTGCTTTGTGTACCCTCTGTTCTGGGCCCCAAGTCCTCccgaagaatcccacggacttcTCCGCTATGGTCCCGATTCGTGGCGCAGGTCAGGGGCTCTGTGGTCAGCCGCAACCCaacaggcagggagggagggcggCCGGCCGCGGGCAAGGCTCCGAAgaggtttctttcctttttcttaaggGACCACGTGGGCTGGGGAACCGCTGAAGAGAGTCCGGATTGCCCCGACAGGAGGACCCAGTCGGGGCGGACAGATGTCGGATAGGAGCAGGGCCCGTAAGAGGGgctcccctccaggctgccttCCCAGAGCTCAGAGGGGCGCCCGGGCCAGGACTGGTTGCCTGGCTTTGAGTTCGGAAGCATCCCGCCTTACTGGGGAGATTGGCGGCTTCGGAGGTTTGTCCCCCACGCCAGGAAGACCCCTTCTTCCCCCTTTTACTCACAAGCCTCGGGAGCCTGACCGAGGTGGCTGGTTCTCTCTCTTGCTTTCCAGCTGAGCGCTCTGCGCCCTCGGCTGCCCTCCTTTCCGGTGCGAGTCTTGGCTCCCTGTGCTTGAAGGCCGGACGTGGGAAAGGTTGGCACTGTGCTCAGAACGGAAAAGATTTTTATGGGGCTAAAAGGGCTTGGAGCCCAGCGACAAGGGTTGGAGGGGGGCACTTTGCGGCTGCTCCCATTCATTGAATTCAGTGGGTCAGTATCAGGTATTCATCTTTAATTCACATAACAGCAGTCAAGGGAGTGGGGAAAGCGGGGAAATCAAGTGGCAGATATTTACATCTAAAATTCACAGTACTTGCTGGATTGAGAACATGCTACCACAATATATACAGTAAAATACTTTTTCGGGACACtagtacaaatttttttttcttttaactttgctTTCTGATACAGGTAAGACCATTAAGTCACTtcttattttaaacataaatacacaaaagaaatgGTTAgaagttttcttattttaaataagcACAGAATGCCAGAGgttaaaaacacatttatagGGCTGAATACCAATTGGACAGCACACTCTATACATttttttgctcaaattcctgtacAAATACACAgcattcaaataggtatttaCAAATAAGCTTGAAAGAATGAAAATCAATATTTCACAATCTTTTCAGAGAATTCTCATCTCTGGCCTCCCACTTCCCTTCAGACTGGCTGATTCTCCAAGGAAAGGAATTTggaatatgtccttttcattgaaTTTGGGAAAATGGAGAGGGAAAACACAAACCTGGCTCACCCTGTAGTAGGCAAGACCAAACAAACCCACACTCCCCTCTCTACCCTCTCATGCCACCAGGTGGAGAAGGAAGATGTTCTTACATGAGGACTGCCTTGTCCAGGGATTGAGGTTCAGGAGTGCCCTAAAACCTAAATACGAACTATCTAAGAAATCCAAAGCTAGTCCCCGACTGTTACACTTGCGAACACCAGATGGTTCAGGCCTGCCTGGACTGACCCACTGTGCTTGGAGTCACCCTTCAAGTATCAGAAAGGACCTACACTGGTGATAAAACACGCCCAGACACCCTGAAGGTAACGTGGCCCCCATCTTAGCGCATAAGTTACTTGCTGGCATTCCTGTTAAACAAGTTGCCATTTGCTTACAAGTGAAAGATACCCtaaccagggaagtcagatgggCCAGTGGAAGAGGAACTAACGGAGAACGTACCTGCTCAACGAGGAGAAGGCAGCCTTGTGACTGTCAAGTCGTGAACTCAAGCAAATAAAtgttttgtagactttttaaaagtaacttaGAAGCACCCTGGTAAAATACTATTGCCACTCCACCCTATTCCCCCAACTAATAAACCAAGAGGAAAATCAGTACCCTGACCTGAAAGTTTCCTATAAAGACACCACTGCCTTCTGCCCAACAGACTGGGGAGGCTGGAGAAACTGCCCTCCTGCTCACCCTGAACCCTGAGTGGTGGTCCCATGGGCCTGGAGCTGGGATCGTGCACTTGGCTACTGGGAGGGGATAATTCAACCTGCGTGGCTTTCTGCTTCTAGGAGGAGAAGTCCCTCTCCCCTCCAACTGCGCTTTTAACCCAGGAGCTTGCTGAACCTGATTTCAAGTCCTCAGGCCTTCGGAGCCTGGCTGGGCAGCCACCCCACTGCTCAGAGGTAGTGCTGAAAATCCCTGATTCAGGAGCTGGAGGACAGGCACGCTGGCCACTTCTGAAAGCTCAGAGGATTTCCGGCCCTGCCACACCCCAGCCTCACTCCTCTATCGGCTTGTCTCTCAACACATGGCTGCCCGGGCCCTGGGGAGGAAGGTGGTGACGGCAGTCCCTCTGGCTCCAACCCTCACTCAAGCTCCAGAGGCTAGGAGATGACCACTGCAGATCCATGCACCAGGGGGCTCCTGCAGGGCATGGGGTATGTTAAGAGTGGAGGGGAGCGAAGggtcagaaataaaaatgatggaGGGGAAATCCAAGGtagaggaggaggcagggctggcCCACAGAAGCCTGGCAGTACGCCCGGGGCATGCAGTTAGGCTGTCACATGCCTGTGCCGGCAGGTTGGCCTCACCAGCCCCTCAGGGGCACACTCCTGGATGGAAGAGCAGGCATTTGTGCAAAATGGCTGGTAGCCCCCTTGTCCACCTGTGACATAGTCCACGTGGTCCTTGCAATCCCTGAATACAACCATGAGCTCTTCTgtctacacagcaaaggaagagGTCCCTAGTGCAATTTCCATTCTGTGCATTGCTGCCCTGGAGGGAGGGCCTGGGCTCCTGCCCCAGGCAGGGGCCCCGTGAAGCTGCAAAGCGGTTCTGTGGTGCAGTATCTCCATCTAGCTCCATGTGGTCTGAAGCTGCAGGAGGAAGACAGCATCTACTGcacaaaggaaagaggaaaacccatagaaatggaaatgtagaaaatgaaataaaaagagaagccacaaccCTTCATGCTGCTGTGGCCTCCGCACATGGCAACACACGAGTTCACGGCAGTAGAACGTAGACTCGGGCGGTTCTCTCCTGAGTGCTAGGCCTCGGGCTCCCTGTGGGGGGACTTGCTTTTCTGACCCGGAGTGGTTGGGCAAGCCGCTCACTGACGGTGGTGTCCCagctgcctccctgcccctcactgtTCCCCTCGGCTGTGCTCCCAGGCCATGCGTGCCTGCTCTTCCTTGGTGCTCCCGGGAGGCAGCGAGGCCTTGCGATGCAGGCCCCGAGGCCTCTCGGCCTCCTCTCGCAGCAGCACACCCTCGTCGTGCTCCAGGGCTGGCAGGCGGGGGTGGTAGGGCTTGGGTGGCAGCGCAGGcgggtccatggggtcctgagGGATGACACATCCCGGGGCCGAGTGGCTTCGGCACGGCTGGGCCTTGATGGAGTCCAGGACGGCGGACTCAGAGAGGCTGTAGTGGACGGGGAGGTAAGGTGGCTCAAGATCTTCGTCAGCGTTCCAGGCCTGGCTCGGCATGGAGTCCATGGTATCGGTTCGAGCAGGGACCTCCGAGGAGTGCCCAAAGTTACTCTCACTTAGGGAGGACACGCCGCTGCT is part of the Bubalus kerabau isolate K-KA32 ecotype Philippines breed swamp buffalo chromosome 20, PCC_UOA_SB_1v2, whole genome shotgun sequence genome and harbors:
- the MANF gene encoding mesencephalic astrocyte-derived neurotrophic factor, with the translated sequence MWATHGLAVALALSVLPASRALRQGDCEVCISYLGRFYQDLKDRDVTFSPASIEKELIKFCREARGKENRLCYYIGATEDAATKIINEVSKPLSHHIPVEKICEKLKKKDSQICELKYDKQIDLSTVDLKKLRVKELKKILDDWGETCKGCAEKSDYIRKINELMPKYAPKAASSRTDL
- the RBM15B gene encoding putative RNA-binding protein 15B; translated protein: MKRQSERDSSPSGRGSSSSAKRPREREREAEAGGRRAAHKASGGAKHPVPTRARDKPRGSGGSGGGHRDGRGAGDANHRASSGRSSGSGAGGGGRGGKASGDPGASGASPRASPLPPPPPPPGAEPTGPGSSAAAPEYKTLLISSLSPALPAEHLEDRLFHQFKRFGEISLRLSHTPELGRVAYVNFRHPQDAREARQHALARQLLLYDRPLKVEPVYLRGGGGGGGSSRRSSSSSAAASTPPPGPPAPADPLGYLPLHGGYQYKQRSLSPVAAPPLREPRARHAAAAFALDAAAAAAAVGLSRERALDYYGLYDDRGRPYGYPAVCEEDLMPEDDQRATRNLFIGNLDHSVSEVELRRAFEKYGIIEEVVIKRPARGQGGAYAFLKFQNLDMAHRAKVGMSGRVIGRNPIKIGYGKANPTTRLWVGGLGPNTSLAALAREFDRFGSIRTIDHVKGDSFAYIQYESLDAAQAACAKMRGFPLGGPDRRLRVDFAKAEETRYPQQYQPSPLPVHYELLPDGYTRHRNLDADLRVRDRTPPHLLYSDRERTFLEGDWTSPSKSSDRRNSLEGYSRSVRSRSGERWGGDGDRGLPKAWEDRRKRRSLSSDRGRATHSPYEERSRTKGGGQPTDRGSDRTPERSRKENHSSEGTKESGSNSLSNSRHGAEERSHHHHHEAPDSSHGKKTRESERNHRTTEAEPKPLEEPKHETKKLKNLSEYAQTLQLGWNGLLVLKNSCFPTSMHILEGDQGVISSLLKDHTSGSKLTQLKIAQRLRLDQPKLDEVTRRIKQGSPNGYAVLLATQATPSGPGSEGMPTVEPGLQRRLLRNLVSYLKQKQAAGVISLPVGGSKGRDSTGMLYAFPPCDFSQQYLQSALRTLGKLEEEHMVIVIVRDTA